Proteins co-encoded in one Flavobacterium sp. M31R6 genomic window:
- a CDS encoding ABC transporter ATP-binding protein, which produces MLQVQNISFGYTEKIIIQNVDFTVAKGQNIAILGESGCGKSTLLKLIYGMYDLNEGHIFYNETEIRGPKYNLIPGMPFMKYLAQDFDLMPYETVAENVGKFLSNGFLPLKKLRIQELLEMVEMTEFSNVKAKLLSGGQQQRVALARVLALEPEVLLLDEPFSHIDNFRKNALRRNLFAYLKKKGITCFIATHDSVDALSFSDETIVLHQGRIMEKGPSADVYNYPLNKYVASLFGEVNELRLSQLMPIEGEDEIILLYPHQLKVDPSGTLQAVVKQSFFKGSRYLIKAAFDRKAIFFEHETALEFNQEVLLKII; this is translated from the coding sequence ATGCTTCAAGTTCAAAATATTTCATTCGGATATACCGAAAAAATCATTATTCAAAATGTGGATTTCACCGTCGCCAAAGGACAGAATATTGCTATTCTTGGAGAAAGTGGTTGTGGAAAAAGCACCCTTTTAAAACTTATTTATGGCATGTATGACCTAAATGAAGGACACATTTTTTATAATGAAACGGAGATTCGAGGACCTAAATATAATTTGATTCCGGGGATGCCATTTATGAAATATTTGGCTCAGGATTTTGATTTGATGCCCTATGAAACGGTTGCCGAAAATGTAGGTAAGTTTCTTTCCAATGGTTTTTTGCCCTTAAAAAAACTGCGCATTCAAGAATTACTGGAAATGGTTGAAATGACCGAATTTTCCAATGTGAAAGCCAAATTATTGAGTGGAGGACAACAGCAACGTGTTGCATTAGCGAGAGTTTTGGCGTTGGAACCCGAAGTGTTGCTGCTGGATGAACCTTTTAGCCATATCGATAATTTTAGAAAAAATGCATTACGCAGAAATCTATTTGCCTATCTGAAGAAAAAAGGAATCACCTGTTTTATTGCAACCCATGACAGTGTTGATGCTCTTTCTTTTTCTGACGAAACGATAGTTTTGCATCAGGGAAGAATTATGGAAAAAGGGCCGTCTGCAGATGTCTATAATTATCCTTTGAATAAGTATGTTGCCTCTCTTTTTGGAGAAGTAAACGAATTGAGATTATCCCAATTGATGCCAATAGAAGGAGAAGACGAAATTATTTTATTGTATCCACATCAGTTAAAAGTTGATCCAAGCGGTACTTTGCAAGCAGTGGTAAAACAATCTTTTTTTAAGGGAAGTCGCTATCTAATAAAAGCTGCTTTTGACAGGAAAGCTATTTTCTTTGAACATGAAACTGCCCTAGAATTCAATCAAGAAGTGTTGTTGAAAATTATCTAA
- a CDS encoding OmpA family protein, translating into MKKITILGLSSLLVLSFLFTGCDSVKNANNTQKGAGIGAVAGGVLGAVLGNNIGKGGNAALGAAIGAVVGGGTGALIGNSMDKQAREIDQALPGADVERVGEGIHLVLNENAVRFDVNKSSLTPQAKANLDKLVPVFNSYADTNIEIFGYTDNTGKADYNLTLSQKRAESVKLYLVSKGLVASRFKTSGFGIADPIASNDTKEGQSQNRRVEFAITANQKMVEEAKSKQ; encoded by the coding sequence ATGAAAAAAATAACGATTTTAGGATTAAGTAGTTTATTGGTGTTGAGTTTTCTTTTTACAGGTTGTGATTCTGTAAAGAATGCTAATAACACACAAAAAGGAGCAGGAATTGGAGCAGTTGCAGGAGGAGTTCTGGGTGCTGTGTTAGGAAATAATATTGGAAAAGGTGGAAACGCTGCATTAGGAGCTGCTATTGGAGCAGTTGTTGGTGGTGGAACCGGAGCTTTGATTGGAAACAGCATGGACAAACAGGCAAGAGAGATTGATCAAGCTTTGCCAGGTGCCGATGTTGAACGTGTAGGAGAGGGAATTCATTTGGTTTTGAATGAAAATGCAGTTCGTTTTGATGTGAACAAATCGTCTTTGACACCTCAGGCTAAAGCTAATTTGGATAAATTAGTTCCTGTGTTTAATTCTTATGCAGATACTAATATTGAAATTTTTGGTTATACTGACAATACAGGAAAAGCAGATTATAACTTAACACTTTCCCAAAAAAGAGCTGAATCAGTAAAATTGTATTTAGTTTCAAAAGGATTGGTGGCTAGCCGTTTCAAAACATCAGGATTTGGTATTGCAGATCCAATTGCTTCAAATGATACTAAAGAAGGTCAAAGTCAAAACCGTCGTGTAGAATTTGCAATTACTGCCAACCAAAAAATGGTTGAGGAAGCCAAAAGTAAACAATAG
- a CDS encoding lipocalin family protein, with product MRKILLICTMAILVFACKSASTAPATPEPVSNAPITKLDKTSQVAIKGNWQITNVSYPGSDYIKVNSFNLADSKCFVGSTWKFISNNNKGNMTLNSPSCTAFTSDITWYVNKEGQFVLKILDEGLKSKKVKTGFVLGVRNQTETSFELIDKINVGNNPTAVVYQFQKVN from the coding sequence ATGAGGAAAATTCTTTTAATATGCACTATGGCCATTTTGGTTTTTGCATGTAAATCTGCGTCTACTGCGCCTGCAACACCGGAGCCAGTTTCTAACGCTCCTATAACAAAATTAGACAAGACTTCTCAGGTCGCAATAAAAGGAAATTGGCAGATTACGAATGTTAGTTATCCAGGTTCGGATTATATTAAAGTAAACTCTTTTAATCTTGCTGATTCAAAATGTTTTGTGGGAAGTACATGGAAGTTTATTTCAAACAACAATAAAGGGAATATGACTTTGAACAGCCCTAGTTGTACTGCTTTTACATCTGATATCACTTGGTATGTGAATAAAGAAGGACAGTTTGTTCTAAAGATTTTAGACGAAGGACTGAAGTCTAAAAAAGTAAAAACTGGTTTCGTTCTTGGGGTTAGAAATCAAACAGAAACTTCATTTGAATTGATTGACAAAATAAACGTAGGGAATAATCCAACTGCTGTTGTTTACCAATTTCAAAAAGTTAACTAA
- the htpG gene encoding molecular chaperone HtpG, translating to MTTGKINVSVENIFPLIKKFLYSDHEIFLRELISNGTDATLKLKHLTSIGEAKVEYGSPIIEIKIDKEGKKLHIIDQGLGMTADEVEKYINQVAFSGAEEFLDKYKDSAKDSGIIGHFGLGFYSAFMVAEKVEIITKSYKDEPAAHWTCDGSPEFTLEPADKTTRGTEIILHIAEDSLEFLEEFKISGLLNKYNKFMPIPIKFGTKKEKIEQKKGEFVESEDKENTFTEVEVDNIINNPNPAWTKQPTDLSDADYKDFYREMYPMQFEEPLFHIHLNVDYPFNLTGILYFPKLGSDLQIQKDKIQLYQNQVYVTDNVEGIVPEFLMMLRGVVDSPDIPLNVSRSGLQADGAVKKISNYITRKVADKLKSLFNENRADFEQKWNDIKIVLEYGMLSEDKFYEKAGAFVLYPTVDDKYFTLEELKETLKEKQTDKDGKLVVLYAGNKEAQHSYIEIAKDKGYEVLLLDSPIISHLIQKIEGDNSGLHFVRVDSDHIDNLIKKEDAAISKLSEEEKESLKTSLETYIPKAYTVQLEALDSNAAPFIITQPEFMRRMKEMSQSGGGGMFGMSNMPEMYNLVVNTNSDLATSILNNKDKSAQESLVKQALDLAKLSQNLLKGEELTAFVKRSFDLIK from the coding sequence ATGACAACAGGTAAAATTAATGTTTCGGTTGAAAACATCTTTCCCTTAATCAAGAAGTTTCTTTATAGTGATCACGAAATTTTCTTGCGTGAATTGATTTCAAACGGAACCGATGCAACTTTAAAACTAAAACACCTTACCAGTATTGGTGAAGCTAAAGTTGAATATGGTTCTCCGATTATTGAAATTAAAATTGACAAAGAAGGCAAAAAACTCCACATCATTGATCAAGGATTGGGAATGACTGCCGATGAAGTAGAAAAATACATCAATCAGGTTGCTTTTTCTGGAGCTGAAGAGTTCTTGGACAAATACAAAGATTCTGCCAAAGATTCAGGAATCATTGGTCATTTTGGTCTTGGCTTTTACTCTGCTTTTATGGTAGCGGAAAAAGTGGAAATCATTACCAAATCATACAAAGACGAACCAGCTGCACACTGGACCTGTGACGGAAGTCCAGAGTTCACATTGGAACCAGCTGACAAAACGACTAGAGGTACTGAAATTATTTTGCACATCGCAGAAGATTCTCTTGAATTCTTGGAAGAATTTAAAATCTCTGGATTGTTAAACAAGTACAATAAGTTCATGCCTATTCCAATTAAATTTGGAACAAAAAAAGAAAAAATAGAACAAAAGAAAGGCGAGTTTGTTGAATCTGAAGACAAAGAAAATACTTTTACAGAAGTAGAAGTTGACAATATCATCAACAATCCTAATCCAGCTTGGACAAAACAACCAACTGATTTATCGGATGCTGATTACAAAGATTTTTACCGCGAAATGTATCCAATGCAATTTGAGGAGCCTTTATTCCATATTCATCTGAATGTAGATTATCCTTTTAATTTAACGGGTATTTTGTACTTTCCAAAACTAGGTTCTGATTTACAAATTCAGAAAGACAAAATTCAATTGTATCAAAACCAAGTGTATGTAACGGATAATGTAGAAGGAATTGTACCTGAATTCTTGATGATGCTTCGCGGTGTTGTTGATTCTCCAGATATTCCTTTGAATGTTTCCCGTTCAGGATTACAAGCTGATGGCGCTGTTAAGAAAATATCAAACTATATCACTCGTAAAGTTGCCGATAAATTGAAATCTTTATTCAATGAAAACAGAGCAGATTTTGAGCAAAAATGGAATGACATCAAAATTGTTCTGGAATATGGAATGCTATCTGAGGATAAATTCTACGAAAAAGCTGGAGCTTTTGTTTTATACCCAACAGTAGATGACAAATACTTCACTCTTGAAGAATTAAAAGAAACCCTAAAAGAAAAACAAACCGACAAAGACGGAAAATTGGTTGTTTTATATGCAGGAAACAAAGAAGCGCAACACTCTTATATCGAAATTGCAAAAGATAAAGGATATGAAGTATTGCTTTTGGACTCTCCAATTATCTCACATTTAATTCAAAAAATTGAAGGTGATAATAGTGGATTGCATTTTGTTCGTGTCGATTCTGACCATATTGATAACTTAATCAAGAAAGAAGACGCTGCAATTTCTAAATTATCTGAAGAAGAAAAAGAAAGTTTAAAAACTTCATTAGAAACTTATATTCCAAAAGCATATACCGTACAATTGGAAGCGTTAGACAGCAATGCAGCTCCATTTATCATTACGCAACCTGAATTTATGCGTAGAATGAAGGAAATGAGCCAGTCTGGTGGTGGTGGAATGTTTGGAATGAGTAATATGCCGGAAATGTATAATTTGGTTGTAAATACCAATTCAGATTTGGCTACAAGCATTTTGAATAACAAAGACAAATCGGCACAAGAAAGTTTGGTAAAGCAAGCTTTGGACTTGGCCAAATTATCTCAAAACCTATTGAAAGGCGAAGAACTTACGGCTTTCGTAAAGAGAAGTTTTGATTTGATCAAATAA
- a CDS encoding pYEATS domain-containing protein has protein sequence MANNETKSLNETELEKEKNTGKEAETSVLLTLYMGLFLGMVPLIGFPITIPEMGGKILFIGLTLGIAAFISSFFLGTLFGMPRRGNKTGKDYALNNGLIGISDWLTKIIVGFILINLKEIPGYINSFAEYIRIAAKYNDQLLNIYTIGILFYFSFLGLFIGYNYMRLVLSNKYKYADDNLIRRELEITKEKLLEAKEENKQKDKKIIEFQSLVHEKEQLVKALIDKVNAPTMSNSNIKAVVKKLVDSDEFKKGNGNIELHVDKMIDEAKMKLHKGLITHHDDPQKGQWKSSAINNERELKATVIEETKGLYKINLQIVSTNPKNNPLTNGDLVLFALHNTFDDPPFKLVKVDKQSAELNFYAYGSFTVGAFVDDGTTELELDLAELPNVSSHFKFH, from the coding sequence ATGGCAAATAACGAAACCAAAAGTTTAAATGAAACGGAATTAGAGAAAGAAAAAAATACAGGAAAAGAAGCTGAAACTTCGGTTTTACTCACATTATATATGGGTCTTTTTTTGGGAATGGTTCCTCTTATTGGTTTTCCCATCACAATTCCAGAAATGGGCGGAAAAATTCTTTTTATAGGTTTAACACTAGGAATAGCAGCTTTTATTAGTTCATTTTTTTTGGGCACTTTATTTGGAATGCCTAGGCGAGGCAATAAAACAGGAAAAGATTATGCACTCAACAATGGCTTAATCGGAATCTCAGACTGGTTAACTAAAATAATTGTCGGTTTTATTTTAATCAATTTAAAAGAAATTCCTGGATATATCAATTCCTTTGCAGAATATATAAGAATAGCTGCAAAATATAATGACCAATTATTGAATATCTACACAATTGGCATCCTTTTCTATTTCAGCTTTTTAGGTTTATTTATCGGATACAATTATATGAGATTGGTTTTATCCAACAAATACAAATATGCTGACGACAATTTGATCCGCAGAGAACTGGAAATTACAAAGGAAAAGCTGCTTGAAGCAAAAGAAGAGAATAAACAAAAAGATAAAAAGATTATCGAGTTTCAAAGTTTGGTTCATGAAAAAGAGCAATTGGTCAAAGCGTTAATCGACAAGGTAAACGCACCAACTATGTCTAATTCCAACATTAAAGCTGTTGTTAAAAAACTAGTCGATTCTGACGAATTCAAAAAAGGGAACGGAAATATAGAATTGCATGTGGATAAAATGATTGATGAAGCCAAAATGAAACTGCATAAAGGCCTTATCACCCATCATGATGATCCTCAAAAAGGACAATGGAAATCAAGTGCCATAAATAATGAGCGAGAATTAAAAGCAACTGTTATTGAAGAAACCAAAGGATTGTATAAAATAAACCTCCAGATAGTTTCTACAAATCCCAAAAATAATCCATTAACAAACGGCGACCTAGTTTTATTCGCTTTGCATAATACGTTTGACGACCCACCTTTCAAGCTCGTAAAAGTAGACAAACAATCAGCCGAACTTAATTTTTATGCTTATGGTTCCTTTACTGTAGGGGCATTTGTTGATGATGGTACTACTGAACTGGAACTTGATTTGGCTGAATTACCAAATGTTTCCAGTCATTTCAAATTCCATTAA
- a CDS encoding MASE1 domain-containing protein, with product MSFRITVSPDNLSPIFPDVGFALAAVLIIGRKAIVGVWIGSFVANMFSFWDVCKMLDKSLLETILSSASVATGVAIAVIISTYLINSINKGEYPLKSGSSVISFLGISVLYCGICSLLCVSAISFWGLSVPNHFISNWTTLWKGDLIGTILITPFLISWFYRHHIKIISTSLLEAIFLGLATVLVCLLIAYDHPNDQYLFIIILLWATFRFRIRGVSILASMFALLSSIYGYLGYGSFVVVNSEDSLININPFFGLTTVIALILSGYYSDYLHRKLEA from the coding sequence TTGAGCTTCAGAATAACTGTCTCCCCAGACAATCTATCTCCAATTTTCCCCGACGTAGGATTTGCACTTGCTGCTGTATTAATTATAGGACGCAAAGCAATAGTTGGAGTTTGGATAGGATCATTTGTCGCAAATATGTTTTCTTTTTGGGATGTTTGCAAAATGCTGGACAAATCATTACTCGAAACCATACTCTCTTCAGCATCAGTAGCTACAGGAGTAGCAATCGCAGTAATAATAAGTACTTACTTAATTAATTCAATCAACAAAGGCGAATATCCATTAAAATCAGGATCTTCAGTTATATCCTTTTTAGGAATCAGCGTTTTATATTGTGGTATTTGTTCTTTGTTATGCGTTTCAGCTATTTCGTTTTGGGGTCTAAGTGTACCAAACCACTTTATTTCCAATTGGACAACTCTATGGAAAGGTGATTTAATTGGTACAATACTTATAACTCCTTTTCTAATATCTTGGTTCTATCGTCATCACATAAAAATTATCTCCACTTCACTTCTAGAAGCTATTTTCTTAGGATTAGCAACAGTATTAGTATGTTTACTAATTGCTTATGATCATCCAAATGATCAATATCTATTCATCATAATATTACTATGGGCCACGTTTCGTTTTAGAATTAGAGGTGTATCTATCTTGGCCTCCATGTTCGCCCTTTTATCATCAATATACGGATATCTCGGCTACGGTTCATTTGTAGTAGTCAATTCTGAAGATTCACTGATTAATATTAATCCCTTTTTTGGATTAACCACAGTCATTGCCTTAATATTGTCAGGATACTATTCTGATTACCTACATAGAAAACTAGAAGCGTAA
- a CDS encoding T9SS type A sorting domain-containing protein: MKTILKLSLVVLVAMTTMSTYAIDGDFLLNVKKGTGKEISFSVNEIQKANVTIYDKSHNVIYSEIATGKGGIMKTYSLEEFPDGVYFLEVETNLKKVTHEIVITNEVSTLSRKSVAEVYKGDLKMKNQNVATVN, translated from the coding sequence ATGAAAACGATTTTAAAACTTAGTCTGGTAGTATTGGTTGCAATGACCACGATGAGTACTTATGCAATCGATGGTGATTTTTTACTTAACGTAAAAAAAGGAACGGGTAAAGAAATTAGTTTTTCGGTAAATGAGATTCAGAAAGCCAATGTAACGATCTACGATAAGTCTCATAATGTAATCTACTCTGAAATAGCCACCGGCAAAGGAGGGATTATGAAAACGTATAGCCTTGAAGAGTTTCCTGACGGGGTTTATTTCCTGGAAGTGGAAACCAATCTCAAGAAAGTGACGCACGAGATTGTGATCACCAATGAGGTTTCTACACTATCTAGAAAATCAGTGGCCGAGGTGTACAAAGGGGATCTGAAAATGAAGAACCAAAATGTGGCCACGGTGAATTAA
- a CDS encoding DUF2721 domain-containing protein, with the protein MTLHIETPALLFSATSLILLAYTNRFLTLATIIRGLKKAYKEKENRLILLEIKNLNLRLTLIRFMQMAGVLSLFLSVFTMLVLFLDYQLTGIYLFGFSLLALLISLALCFWEINISVDALRLHLSDLTHKELEKEQQPTI; encoded by the coding sequence ATGACACTTCATATAGAAACTCCCGCTTTACTGTTTTCGGCAACTTCATTAATCTTGTTGGCTTACACTAATCGGTTTTTGACACTCGCGACCATTATACGCGGCCTGAAGAAAGCCTATAAAGAAAAGGAGAATCGATTGATTTTGCTGGAAATAAAAAACCTCAACCTGCGATTGACTCTTATTCGCTTTATGCAGATGGCAGGTGTGTTGAGTTTATTCCTGTCTGTTTTTACAATGCTGGTATTATTCTTAGATTATCAATTGACTGGGATTTACTTATTTGGTTTCAGTTTGCTTGCTCTGTTAATCTCTTTGGCACTTTGCTTTTGGGAGATTAACATTTCGGTTGATGCACTGCGTTTGCATTTGAGTGATCTGACTCATAAAGAGCTTGAAAAAGAACAACAGCCGACTATTTAA
- a CDS encoding DMT family transporter, whose protein sequence is MFKNNTLKGVFLVGFGATSYGMLATFVKMAYNEGYTTAEVTISQFVLGILGILIINWFQKAKSENEVIKATKKNIFQLMIAGTSMGLTSVFYYMAVKYIPVSIAIVLLMQTVWIGLILEMILEKKIPSTQKIVAALVVLIGTLLATNIFKNEIQLDWRGLVMGMLAACSFTTTMFTANRVALGISSAQRSLYMLLGGAVIVFAFGIATQNTAFHYAIFLKWGIILSLFGTIIPPMLMNAGFPLTGIGLGSIVSALELPVSVLMAYFLLHENVVLLQWVGILLIILAIIIMNINFKKE, encoded by the coding sequence ATGTTTAAAAACAATACACTCAAAGGAGTCTTTTTGGTAGGATTTGGCGCGACTAGTTACGGAATGCTGGCCACTTTTGTAAAAATGGCTTATAACGAAGGATATACTACCGCCGAAGTCACTATTTCACAATTCGTATTAGGAATTCTCGGAATTCTTATCATTAATTGGTTTCAAAAAGCCAAAAGCGAAAATGAGGTTATCAAAGCCACAAAGAAAAACATATTCCAGTTGATGATCGCTGGGACTTCTATGGGTTTGACCAGTGTCTTTTATTATATGGCCGTTAAATATATTCCTGTTTCTATAGCCATTGTATTGTTGATGCAAACGGTGTGGATTGGCTTAATACTGGAAATGATTTTGGAGAAAAAAATTCCTTCAACACAAAAAATCGTAGCGGCTCTTGTCGTTTTAATAGGAACACTTTTGGCCACCAACATCTTTAAGAATGAAATTCAGTTGGATTGGCGAGGACTTGTTATGGGAATGTTAGCTGCCTGTTCGTTCACAACCACTATGTTTACTGCCAATCGAGTTGCCTTAGGAATTTCTTCGGCACAACGTAGCTTGTATATGCTTTTGGGAGGAGCCGTAATTGTTTTTGCTTTTGGAATCGCAACACAAAATACTGCATTTCATTATGCTATATTTCTTAAATGGGGAATCATTTTATCTCTTTTTGGCACAATTATTCCACCAATGCTTATGAATGCAGGATTTCCGCTAACAGGGATTGGATTAGGAAGTATAGTTTCGGCACTTGAACTTCCTGTTTCGGTTTTAATGGCTTATTTTCTTTTACATGAAAATGTTGTTTTGTTACAATGGGTAGGTATACTCCTCATTATATTGGCTATCATTATAATGAACATCAACTTCAAAAAAGAGTAA
- the aqpZ gene encoding aquaporin Z, translated as MKKLFAEFFGTYWLVFGGCGSALFAAGIPDLGIGFVGVSLAFGLTVLTMAYAVGHISGGHFNPAVSFGLWAGGRFSAKELLPYIIAQCVGAVAAAGTLFTIASGKAGFMIDNTKAGAFASNGYGAFSPDGYSMQAAFIAEFVLTLFFLLIILGATDKFANGRFAGIAIGLGLTLIHLISIPITNTSVNPARSLSQAIFVGGEPLSQLWLFWVAPILGAIVAGFIYKNLLQDHSEA; from the coding sequence ATGAAAAAACTTTTTGCAGAATTTTTCGGAACGTATTGGTTGGTTTTTGGAGGTTGTGGTAGCGCATTATTTGCAGCAGGCATACCTGATTTAGGAATTGGATTTGTGGGAGTTTCATTGGCCTTTGGTTTAACTGTTTTGACTATGGCTTATGCTGTCGGACATATTTCAGGAGGACATTTTAATCCAGCTGTCTCTTTTGGATTATGGGCCGGCGGAAGATTTTCAGCCAAAGAATTGCTTCCTTATATAATAGCACAATGCGTAGGTGCTGTTGCAGCTGCCGGAACACTTTTCACTATTGCTTCTGGAAAAGCTGGATTTATGATAGACAATACTAAGGCTGGTGCTTTTGCATCAAATGGGTACGGTGCTTTTTCTCCAGATGGTTATTCTATGCAAGCCGCTTTTATTGCCGAATTTGTACTAACATTATTTTTCCTTTTAATTATACTTGGCGCCACAGATAAATTTGCCAATGGAAGATTTGCTGGAATTGCTATTGGACTTGGACTTACTCTTATTCACTTAATCAGTATTCCAATTACAAACACTTCTGTAAATCCTGCAAGATCATTATCTCAGGCTATTTTCGTAGGCGGTGAACCACTATCGCAACTTTGGTTATTTTGGGTTGCCCCTATTTTAGGTGCTATTGTCGCTGGTTTTATTTATAAAAATTTATTGCAGGACCATTCCGAAGCTTAG
- a CDS encoding alpha-ketoglutarate-dependent dioxygenase AlkB: MNSLFQSEPIVFNLPDAEIIYFPAFLSKEEADSLFQELIENIPWQQDEITVYGKKHLQPRLTALYGNEGKPYSYSNIIMQPHHWTLTLQKIKSLAESILDTNFTTVLLNYYRDGSDSNGWHADNEKELGVNPVIASLSLGAERNFQLKHNFDASQKKTIILENGSLLLMKGTTQHFWKHQVPKTSKPIEPRINLTFRVIK; the protein is encoded by the coding sequence ATGAATTCACTTTTTCAATCCGAGCCCATAGTTTTTAATTTACCAGATGCAGAAATCATCTACTTCCCAGCTTTTCTTTCAAAAGAGGAGGCCGACTCTCTTTTTCAGGAATTGATTGAAAATATTCCTTGGCAACAGGACGAAATTACGGTTTATGGCAAAAAACATTTGCAACCGCGATTGACTGCTTTATATGGAAATGAAGGAAAACCTTACTCCTACTCTAACATCATTATGCAACCTCATCATTGGACATTGACTTTACAAAAAATTAAATCTCTTGCAGAAAGTATTTTAGACACTAATTTCACTACCGTTTTATTGAATTATTATAGAGATGGTAGTGATAGTAATGGTTGGCATGCCGATAACGAAAAAGAATTAGGTGTAAATCCCGTAATCGCTTCATTAAGTTTAGGAGCAGAACGCAACTTCCAATTAAAACACAACTTTGATGCCTCTCAAAAAAAGACTATTATTTTAGAAAACGGGAGTCTGTTATTAATGAAAGGTACTACACAGCATTTTTGGAAACATCAAGTTCCAAAAACGAGCAAACCTATTGAACCAAGAATAAATCTAACCTTTCGGGTCATTAAATAA
- a CDS encoding DUF2805 domain-containing protein, whose translation MKKSNRKELNWEQTERLIALAQEERNPFEIIKKEFGLAEKEVLEIMKKKMPAEKYEMWKKKAIASKPKPKPLKIDDFDEDLDGKYYIKNKLD comes from the coding sequence ATGAAAAAGAGTAACCGCAAAGAATTAAACTGGGAACAAACAGAAAGACTGATTGCATTGGCCCAAGAGGAGAGAAATCCATTTGAAATTATTAAAAAAGAATTTGGATTAGCAGAGAAAGAGGTACTTGAAATTATGAAAAAGAAAATGCCCGCAGAGAAATATGAAATGTGGAAAAAGAAAGCTATTGCAAGTAAACCTAAACCAAAACCTCTTAAAATCGATGATTTTGATGAAGATTTAGACGGAAAATATTATATAAAAAACAAACTTGACTAA